Proteins from a genomic interval of Benincasa hispida cultivar B227 chromosome 7, ASM972705v1, whole genome shotgun sequence:
- the LOC120082185 gene encoding probable ribose-5-phosphate isomerase 2: MAIPYYRRFIGSEKSAMETAIVVPSSTPSGLLAPPLSSGILTQDELKKIAAYKAVEYVESGMVLGLGTGSTAKHAVDRIGELLRLGKLKNIIGIPTSKKTHEQAVSLGIPLSDLDSHPVLDLAIDGADEVDPHLNLVKGRGGSLLREKMVEGACKKFVVIVDESKLVKYLGGSGLAMPVEIVPFCWNFTAARLQKLFEGSGCVAKLRTSGESGEPFVTDNGNYIVDLYFKEDIGDLNIASDEILRLAGVVEHGMFLGMATTLIVAGELGITIKNK; encoded by the coding sequence ATGGCTATTCCTTATTACCGCCGATTTATTGGGTCGGAGAAATCCGCCATGGAAACCGCCATTGTTGTCCCTTCTTCTACTCCATCTGGCCTTTTGGCACCCCCATTGTCATCTGGGATTCTAACACAAGACGAATTGAAGAAGATTGCTGCGTATAAGGCCGTCGAGTATGTCGAATCCGGCATGGTCCTGGGCCTTGGCACCGGTTCCACAGCTAAGCACGCCGTTGATCGAATCGGCGAGCTATTGCGCCTAGGGAAGCTTAAGAACATTATAGGAATTCCCACTTCCAAAAAAACTCATGAGCAAGCCGTCTCGTTGGGAATCCCTCTCTCAGACCTAGATTCGCACCCTGTTCTTGATCTCGCAATCGACGGCGCCGATGAGGTCGATCCCCATCTCAATCTGGTAAAGGGCCGTGGGGGCTCTCTTCTGAGAGAGAAAATGGTGGAGGGTGCTTGCAAGAAGTTCGTTGTGATTGTTGATGAGTCGAAATTGGTTAAGTATTTGGGAGGCAGTGGGTTAGCCATGCCGGTGGAGATTGTGCCCTTTTGTTGGAACTTCACCGCCGCGCGGCTGCAGAAGCTGTTTGAAGGCTCTGGTTGTGTTGCAAAGCTCAGAACCTCAGGTGAAAGTGGAGAACCATTTGTTACTGACAATGGCAATTACATTGTGGACTTGTATTTCAAGGAAGATATTGGAGATTTGAACATTGCTAGTGATGAGATTTTGCGTCTTGCGGGTGTTGTTGAGCATGGAATGTTTCTTGGGATGGCTACAACTTTGATTGTTGCAGGGGAACTTGGAATTACCATCAAGAATAAGTAG